From Denitrovibrio acetiphilus DSM 12809, the proteins below share one genomic window:
- a CDS encoding lysophospholipid acyltransferase family protein has translation MYITLRILYSLLSRLPFNTLEFIGRTTGSAMYYILQDRRKVAYKNCEIIGIPEKDRKRIVKSSFKHTFCSYIESFYTKNIDSAFLEKMVSVEHRGEKPENLACFMVSAHFGGWEVGSYVMTEKLGLKGAVVGRKLKDPKVDEFIREQRKNSIVSVIYHRNATESIKRYMDKGESIGVFLDHSATSRDCFAVPFFGINTTFIKGVPLLAVRRNYPILPAFILREQKGFKLITYPLMYPDKALKPKERAHDLALRINKVYEEIIREHPEQWYLIHKRFKKTTDAEGRFKATNFYK, from the coding sequence GTGTATATAACTCTTAGAATACTTTACTCACTGCTGAGCAGACTGCCTTTCAACACGCTTGAGTTCATAGGGCGGACAACCGGTTCTGCCATGTACTACATACTTCAAGACCGCAGAAAAGTTGCTTATAAAAACTGTGAGATCATAGGCATACCGGAGAAAGACCGTAAAAGAATCGTCAAATCTTCTTTTAAACATACATTTTGTTCATACATAGAATCTTTCTATACTAAAAATATCGACAGCGCATTCCTTGAAAAGATGGTAAGCGTTGAACACCGGGGTGAAAAGCCTGAAAACCTTGCGTGCTTTATGGTTTCCGCCCACTTCGGCGGGTGGGAAGTCGGCTCCTATGTTATGACTGAAAAGCTTGGGTTAAAGGGCGCAGTAGTCGGCAGAAAGCTAAAAGACCCCAAAGTTGACGAATTCATAAGAGAACAACGCAAAAACTCTATCGTCAGCGTCATTTACCATAGAAATGCGACTGAATCGATAAAGAGATACATGGACAAAGGGGAGTCGATAGGAGTCTTTTTAGACCACAGCGCAACCAGCCGTGACTGCTTTGCTGTCCCCTTCTTCGGGATTAATACCACATTCATAAAGGGCGTCCCCCTTCTTGCTGTTCGCAGAAACTACCCCATACTTCCGGCATTCATACTGAGGGAGCAGAAAGGGTTTAAGCTGATAACCTATCCTCTGATGTACCCCGACAAAGCACTCAAACCTAAAGAGAGAGCCCATGACCTCGCACTGCGTATTAATAAGGTTTATGAAGAGATAATCAGAGAACACCCGGAGCAGTGGTATCTTATACATAAAAGATTCAAAAAAACCACCGATGCAGAAGGAAGATTCAAGGCGACTAATTTTTACAAATAA
- the hslV gene encoding ATP-dependent protease subunit HslV, with protein sequence MPDMMKGTTVVAVKKDGKTAIGADGQVTFGNTVLKHNAKKVRKVYNNKVVCGFAGSTADAFTLMERFEAKLEQHGGQLLRAAVELAKDWRTDRYLRKLEAMMIVADAEELYIMTGNGDVVEPQNGVAAIGSGGPYAQAAAIAMAENTELSPSEIVDKALHIAANICIYTNDNIIVEEI encoded by the coding sequence ATGCCGGATATGATGAAAGGTACAACTGTCGTCGCAGTTAAAAAAGACGGAAAAACAGCAATAGGTGCTGACGGGCAGGTCACTTTCGGTAATACCGTGCTGAAGCACAACGCAAAGAAAGTGAGAAAGGTTTATAACAATAAAGTAGTGTGCGGTTTTGCGGGTTCCACTGCGGATGCCTTTACCCTTATGGAGAGGTTCGAAGCTAAGCTGGAACAACACGGCGGGCAGCTTCTCAGGGCTGCTGTTGAGCTTGCTAAAGACTGGAGAACAGACAGGTATCTGCGTAAGCTTGAAGCGATGATGATTGTTGCTGATGCCGAAGAGTTGTATATCATGACAGGGAACGGAGATGTTGTTGAACCGCAGAATGGTGTTGCAGCTATCGGTTCCGGTGGTCCATATGCTCAGGCTGCGGCAATTGCAATGGCAGAGAATACCGAACTTTCCCCGTCAGAAATTGTCGATAAAGCGCTGCATATTGCGGCAAATATCTGCATTTATACAAACGACAATATAATAGTAGAGGAGATATAA
- the argF gene encoding ornithine carbamoyltransferase, producing the protein MKRDFLTLKDWSTDELKSMIQTAIRLKAENKNGITHHHLAGKKLAMIFEKPSTRTRVSFEVGMYELGGHALYLSSDDIQLGRGETVKDTARTLSRFVDGIMIRTKGHDIIEELAENADVPVINGLTDDFHPCQVMADVQTIYEHMNTFDVKVAYIGDGNNMAQSWLYGAAKFGMDISVASPENYECDPAVVKSAVEAAKQTGAKIELCRDPFDAVKNADIIYTDVWASMGQESEKEERKKIFAGYQVNKKLMEATGRKTLFMHCLPAYMGLEVTEDVYESDISIVWDEAENRLHAQKAVMLKVMGS; encoded by the coding sequence ATGAAGAGAGATTTCCTTACACTTAAAGACTGGAGCACTGACGAGCTGAAAAGTATGATCCAGACAGCTATCAGGCTGAAAGCTGAAAATAAAAATGGTATTACGCATCATCATCTTGCAGGCAAAAAGCTTGCAATGATATTCGAAAAGCCGTCAACAAGAACACGCGTATCCTTCGAGGTGGGCATGTATGAGCTGGGCGGACATGCGCTCTATCTCAGCTCTGATGACATCCAGCTCGGCAGAGGCGAAACTGTGAAAGACACTGCACGCACATTGTCAAGGTTCGTCGACGGCATCATGATAAGAACAAAAGGTCATGATATAATAGAAGAGCTCGCGGAAAATGCCGATGTTCCGGTAATAAACGGTCTCACTGACGACTTTCACCCATGTCAGGTGATGGCAGATGTTCAGACTATTTATGAACACATGAACACTTTCGATGTAAAAGTAGCTTATATAGGCGACGGAAACAATATGGCGCAGAGCTGGCTTTACGGGGCGGCGAAATTCGGCATGGACATTTCTGTTGCATCACCTGAAAACTACGAGTGCGACCCTGCCGTTGTTAAATCAGCAGTGGAAGCAGCAAAACAGACAGGTGCTAAAATTGAGCTCTGCCGTGATCCCTTTGACGCTGTAAAAAACGCCGACATAATCTATACTGACGTATGGGCAAGCATGGGGCAGGAATCAGAAAAGGAAGAGCGCAAAAAGATATTCGCAGGATATCAGGTTAATAAAAAACTTATGGAAGCCACAGGCAGAAAAACTTTATTTATGCACTGCCTGCCGGCATATATGGGGCTTGAAGTAACAGAAGATGTTTATGAATCCGATATATCCATCGTCTGGGACGAAGCGGAAAACAGACTTCATGCACAAAAAGCAGTCATGCTCAAAGTTATGGGCAGCTGA
- a CDS encoding lysophospholipid acyltransferase family protein — translation MKGFLIRLILKLYLSTFRHNLHTDEAVTKLTKEGKRIVFFCWHNQLALSLGQSGIYRFASMISRSKDGDILAPVVESFGHVVVRASSSKGASAGLIEMLEHMNKGYHAAMAVDGPKGPKYQAKPGALYLAKKADCILVPVLCNCKSFFRFNSWDNFILPKPFAKVDLHLLKPIQISESVDKETVEQELAEVQKNIMELTRVYSKDII, via the coding sequence ATGAAAGGCTTTCTGATACGGTTGATATTAAAACTCTATTTATCAACCTTCAGACATAATCTGCACACTGACGAAGCTGTCACGAAGCTCACGAAAGAGGGGAAGCGAATTGTATTCTTCTGCTGGCACAACCAGCTGGCTCTCTCTCTGGGGCAGAGCGGAATATACAGGTTTGCCAGCATGATTTCACGCAGTAAAGATGGAGATATCCTCGCTCCTGTCGTGGAAAGCTTCGGACATGTTGTTGTCAGAGCCTCATCTTCCAAAGGAGCAAGTGCAGGGCTGATAGAGATGCTTGAGCATATGAACAAAGGCTACCATGCAGCCATGGCTGTGGACGGTCCTAAAGGTCCTAAGTATCAGGCAAAGCCGGGGGCTCTCTATCTCGCAAAGAAAGCCGACTGCATACTTGTCCCTGTCCTTTGCAACTGCAAAAGCTTTTTCCGTTTCAACAGCTGGGACAATTTCATACTCCCGAAACCATTCGCAAAGGTTGACCTTCATCTGCTTAAACCGATACAAATAAGCGAATCTGTAGATAAAGAAACTGTTGAACAGGAGCTAGCCGAAGTGCAGAAAAATATTATGGAGCTCACACGTGTTTATTCTAAAGATATTATATAA
- a CDS encoding aspartate aminotransferase family protein, with translation MSAIFKNYARYPLSFVKGEGCRLTDDKGEIYFDFGSGISVVNLGHSHPAVTESICTQAGTLIHTSNLYNIPVQERLADKLSRRSFGGDVFFCNSGMEANEAALKLARIYGNTHFEGKRLRVITLENSFHGRSYMTLSATGQDKIKKGFEPVADFFTHIPANDFDALKREVDKGDVAAFMLELIQGEGGLCALNKKYLAQCADFCRKEGVMLILDEIQTGFCRTGSYFAYEQFGIEPDVITLAKGIANGVPMGAMIAKPEFAKYMTPGTHGTTFGGNFLACAAALAVFDVMNADGFLEEVNEKGAYMKEALENIFEGTDVTVLGMGMMLGAKIPGRQKEFINKAIENKLLLVPAGHDVVRIYPPLTISQEDLDAGLELISKTATDLGLGG, from the coding sequence ATGTCCGCGATATTTAAAAACTACGCACGCTACCCGCTCTCTTTTGTTAAAGGAGAAGGGTGCAGACTCACTGATGACAAAGGCGAAATTTATTTCGACTTTGGAAGCGGCATATCTGTTGTCAACCTTGGTCACTCTCACCCCGCGGTGACAGAGTCCATCTGCACACAGGCAGGCACGCTTATCCACACTTCAAACCTTTACAACATTCCTGTTCAGGAGCGACTTGCGGATAAACTCAGCCGACGATCCTTCGGAGGAGACGTCTTCTTCTGCAACTCCGGTATGGAGGCAAACGAAGCAGCGCTTAAGCTTGCACGAATTTACGGCAACACTCACTTTGAAGGAAAGAGACTGAGAGTAATAACTCTGGAAAACTCTTTCCACGGACGTTCATACATGACACTGTCCGCTACCGGACAGGACAAGATAAAGAAAGGCTTTGAGCCTGTGGCTGACTTTTTCACCCACATCCCCGCTAACGACTTCGATGCTCTAAAGCGCGAAGTTGACAAAGGGGACGTTGCAGCATTCATGCTGGAGCTGATACAAGGTGAAGGCGGTCTCTGCGCTCTTAATAAGAAATACCTTGCACAATGTGCAGACTTCTGCCGTAAAGAGGGCGTGATGCTCATCCTTGACGAGATACAGACTGGTTTCTGCCGTACAGGAAGTTACTTTGCGTATGAACAGTTCGGTATAGAGCCTGACGTGATAACACTCGCAAAAGGGATAGCAAACGGTGTCCCTATGGGGGCGATGATCGCAAAGCCGGAATTCGCAAAATACATGACGCCAGGCACCCACGGCACAACATTCGGCGGTAATTTTCTCGCATGTGCTGCGGCTCTCGCCGTTTTTGATGTTATGAACGCCGACGGCTTCCTTGAAGAAGTGAACGAAAAGGGCGCATACATGAAAGAGGCGCTGGAAAACATATTCGAAGGTACAGATGTCACTGTGCTGGGTATGGGCATGATGCTCGGAGCCAAAATACCGGGCAGACAGAAAGAATTTATAAATAAAGCTATTGAGAACAAACTTCTGCTTGTTCCCGCTGGTCACGATGTTGTGCGGATATACCCTCCGCTCACAATATCTCAGGAAGATCTGGACGCCGGACTTGAACTTATAAGCAAGACCGCAACAGATCTCGGGCTTGGAGGTTAA
- a CDS encoding DUF1461 domain-containing protein — MINTVRRLIPNFILLITLIYFALFAGWYVCYSNYFFFPVVYELEDIHGHVLEYAPQNRRGRADFVYVSPAYHLRIFGEMLHAVEHGGEGLAQISYPAGRGKKKFLTGAEQTHLQDVANLLTAIRSVWYLMLAGFAASVVFMSYKKIRPYSMRTISLGTVVCGGVLYVFLSVFGFEKIFYRLHELVFPAGHKWFFYYQDSLMSTMLKAPDSFADMGLIMGAVSLGLFIVVYKLIQFGMNGFICKN, encoded by the coding sequence ATGATAAATACAGTTAGACGTCTTATCCCAAACTTTATTTTGCTGATTACACTGATCTATTTTGCGCTATTTGCCGGGTGGTACGTGTGCTATTCCAATTATTTCTTTTTCCCTGTGGTGTACGAACTGGAAGACATACATGGACACGTTCTCGAATATGCTCCACAGAACAGACGCGGGCGTGCTGATTTCGTATATGTAAGCCCTGCTTATCATCTGCGGATATTCGGTGAGATGCTCCACGCTGTCGAACACGGCGGGGAAGGGCTGGCACAGATCAGTTATCCTGCCGGGAGAGGTAAAAAAAAGTTTCTGACGGGAGCGGAGCAGACTCATCTTCAGGATGTCGCGAACCTTCTTACCGCAATACGTTCGGTATGGTATTTGATGCTCGCAGGTTTTGCAGCGTCAGTTGTTTTTATGTCGTATAAAAAGATACGCCCTTACAGTATGCGAACTATCAGCTTAGGTACCGTTGTCTGCGGCGGAGTTTTATATGTGTTTTTATCAGTTTTCGGATTTGAAAAGATATTCTACCGTTTGCATGAGCTTGTATTCCCCGCAGGTCATAAGTGGTTTTTTTACTATCAGGACTCACTGATGAGCACAATGCTGAAAGCTCCTGACAGCTTTGCCGACATGGGGCTGATTATGGGTGCTGTTTCTCTCGGGTTGTTTATTGTTGTTTATAAGCTGATCCAGTTTGGCATGAACGGATTTATTTGTAAAAATTAG
- a CDS encoding 3-deoxy-D-manno-octulosonic acid transferase gives MFILKILYNLLIAIIVPIAVPLGYIVAFKKKEDEDYFQRYGVIKFPEPPAKCIWFHCASVGEVRSLKSAMDFINKEFPDIKIMISTTTATGKKMAMAELDPYFAFLLPIENSMSISHIIDYMNVKAVFIIDTELWPNMIRMASRKSRLFLLNGRMSDKSFRSYKRFSFLFGSLLKRFEVIFTKSDEDTEKFSRIKGSPNNIVTLGNIKFNSRAEIIDSGIFNYIKNHSVFAAASTHRGEEEIVINAFKKSKSCDRLIIAPRHINRIEDIRSLVISKGLTVSMLADRDGSTDVVIVDRFGTLEELYITSDKIFIGGSLNHTGGHNIFEALQFEKCVATGPNMRNFQEISSLASDHRVTCTVKNEDELAEFIDSPECGKNFKSFFQALDTDRERKLMHLKEVLTSVYNS, from the coding sequence GTGTTTATTCTAAAGATATTATATAATCTCCTCATAGCCATCATAGTGCCCATCGCCGTACCTTTGGGGTATATCGTGGCTTTCAAAAAAAAAGAAGATGAAGACTACTTTCAGAGATACGGGGTAATAAAGTTCCCTGAACCGCCTGCAAAGTGCATCTGGTTTCACTGTGCCAGCGTAGGAGAAGTCCGGAGCCTTAAATCGGCTATGGATTTTATAAACAAAGAATTTCCCGATATTAAGATAATGATCAGCACAACCACAGCAACAGGCAAAAAAATGGCTATGGCTGAGCTTGACCCTTATTTCGCCTTTCTGCTCCCTATTGAAAATTCTATGTCAATCTCACACATTATAGACTATATGAACGTTAAAGCAGTTTTTATAATAGACACAGAACTCTGGCCGAATATGATCCGGATGGCATCCAGAAAGAGCCGCCTCTTCCTTCTCAACGGAAGAATGTCCGACAAGTCATTCAGAAGTTACAAAAGGTTCAGCTTTCTCTTCGGCAGCCTGCTGAAACGGTTTGAAGTTATCTTCACCAAAAGCGACGAGGACACTGAAAAATTCAGCAGGATTAAAGGCAGTCCGAACAACATAGTCACACTCGGAAATATCAAATTTAACTCCCGTGCCGAAATCATCGACAGCGGCATATTCAACTATATAAAGAATCATAGCGTCTTTGCCGCAGCAAGCACACACAGAGGCGAAGAGGAAATTGTTATCAACGCATTCAAAAAATCCAAAAGCTGCGACAGACTGATCATCGCTCCCAGACACATAAACAGAATAGAGGATATCCGCAGTCTGGTAATCAGCAAAGGACTTACCGTAAGCATGCTTGCAGACAGAGACGGATCCACTGATGTTGTTATAGTTGACAGATTCGGCACATTAGAAGAGCTTTACATCACATCGGACAAAATTTTTATCGGCGGGTCGCTAAACCACACAGGCGGACACAACATCTTCGAAGCACTCCAGTTTGAAAAATGTGTGGCGACAGGACCAAACATGAGAAACTTTCAGGAGATATCAAGCCTTGCCTCCGACCACAGAGTCACCTGCACAGTAAAGAATGAGGACGAACTTGCTGAGTTCATAGACAGCCCGGAATGCGGGAAAAACTTCAAAAGCTTTTTCCAGGCACTTGATACCGACAGAGAGAGAAAACTGATGCACCTGAAAGAGGTTCTGACCAGTGTATATAACTCTTAG